In Gottschalkia purinilytica, the genomic stretch TGTAGGATCATAGAAACAATGTTTTCTTATCCTTGAATTAAGAGTTCCGCTACCATTGTAAGGAAAAGTTGGAGGACACGTAGGTACGAATGGATTCATATACCACAAACACTGTCCTATATTCCAAAGCTTATTTCCAGCTAATGCCCAGTCAGCAATTTGATAGTGTACGGCTTCTGGTGGGGTTGCCCATACGTTCTGAGGATTAGGTGCACCTCTTATAGTACCTCTCATACAATCAAATTGTCCTTCTTGAGTTATAACTCTTCTTAAATCTCCTTGATTTACTCTTCTATACTCTCCGTATCCTACCTGTGCTCTATTCATAATAACAGTAGCTACTGCCTTCATCCCTGTATCTCCTTCTCCACCTGCTTCACACTTTATAATTCTTGCAAATAGCTCTCTATCTGAAAATGGCAATATTATCCCCCCTTTAATTTCACATATTATTAATATATTAATAAATAAATAATTTGCTACAATAACTTTTTACATAAAATAATTTACATGAAAATAACCCTCTAAGTTATATAACTTAGAGGGTTATTTCTATATTACTTAATATAAGAAATTTTTTTAATCACTCATAATTATTTTTCAGAGCTTAACTCTAGTAAAAATTAAAATTTATATTATCTTAAGTTATTTAAAGCAGATATTATCATATTTCTAGCTATAGGTGCAGCACTTTTACCACCTGTACTTCCTTCATTTTCAAGTATGACCGCTACAGCGACTTCTGGATCATCTGCTGGAGCAAATCCAATAAACCATGCATGAGATTTACCTGTTTGATTTTCAGCAGTACCAGTCTTACCTGCAACTTCTACATTTCTTATTTTAGCTGACTTTCCTGTTCCTTCTTTTACGACGTTAACCATCATATCTTTTATTTCCTCTGCTACTGTATTACTAGTAACTTCTGATAGCACCTCAGTAAAGTTTTCTTTTATTACTTCTCCATCCTTTGATTGTACTTCTTTTACTAAGATAGGTTTAACCATCTGCCCCTCATTAGCTATTGCTGATGCTACCATAGCCATATTTAAAGGAGTTACTAAGGTTTTTCCCTGACCTATAGAAGTTAATCCTAACTCAGCTTTATCCATTGACTTAGTAGAAAATGTGGATTTTGATACTTGTAGATCAAAAGGGATCTCCTTGTTCAACATATATTTTTCTGCTACTTCTTTTAATCTATCTTGCCCTAACTGTAACCCTATTTGGGCAAAAGAAGTATTACATGATTTTGTTAAAGCTTGTTCTATAGTTAATTTTCCATGACCCTTCTTCTGATAGTCATTCAATACAAAACCACCTAGATTGATAGATCCCTCACAATTATATTTATTCTTTATGTCTGTATTTTCTAAAGCACCAGTAGCTGTTATTACTTTAAATATAGAACCTGGAGCATATAATCCCATAGTAGCTCTATTTAACAATGGACTGTCTTGACTTTCAACTATACTTTCCCAATTTTGCTTCATAGTTGAAGGATTAAATGTTGGGTTACTTGCCATAGCATACACTTCACCAGTCTTAGGATTCATAAGTACTATTGATCCTTTTTTACCATGTAATGAATCATATGCTTCTTTTTGAAGTTCATGTTTTATTGTTAGAACTAAATCATTTCCATACTTTTCTTTGTTACTTGCTAATATATTTTTTAATTCTTCAATAGGATTTGAATCTTTTAAATTAAGTAATTCTTTATTATATTTTGATTCTAAACCTGATCTTCCATATTCTTTATAACTATATCCTATAATATGACCATATAGTGAACCATAGTTATAATTTCTAGATTGCTTAGTTTCTCCTTCTTTTTCACTATATGCTAAGATTTTTCCATCTCTATCTGTAATCTTACCCCTTAATATTTTGTCTTCTCCTATCCATCTTCTCCTGTTATAATAATGATCTTTTATACCAGAAGCTACAAATATCTCAAAGTAACTTAAATACACTATTAAACTAATGAATAATGTACATAGTACAACAAGTATACTAATTATCCTCTTGGACTCTGTATTCATGTTCTTCCTCCTGTTCTATATCAAGCTCTTCAGACGCAACTTGCAATACCCCTAAAGCTATGAAACTTGATATTAAGGAACTTCCACCATAACTTATAAAAGGTAAGGTAATACCTGTTAAAGGTATCATCTTTATAACACCACCTAGTATTATGAAAGCTTGAAATCCTAATGTTGCTGTTATTCCTAATGCTATTATTCTAAAGAATTTATCTTGTTGTTGTATAGTTATCTTTATTCCTCTATAAACTATAACCATAAACAGCATCATTATCGCTATACCAGCAAATATACCCATTTCCTCACATATAGCTGCAAATATAAAGTCTGTATGAACTTCTGGAACAAATTCTGGATGTCCTAATCCTACACCTGTTCCAAAAAAACCTCCAGAAGCTATAGCAAACAAAGATTGTACAATCTGATATCCTCTACTAGTTAAGTCCTTCCAAGGATCTAACCAAATATCCACTCTTAACCTAACATGACTGAATAAGAAATACCCAGCAATTGCCATAACTGCTGCTCCTATTACATTAAACAAAATAAGTTTTCTATCTGGTTCATAAACAAAGAATATTGCATTAAACACTAAAAAAAACAGTAATGCTGTTCCCAGCTCTTTTTGTAAAAACAAAAATCCAACATAAGTATAGCTTAATGCCATAAATATATAGCTAGTTTTACTTCCAAATTTTTTTACATATTTTTCTCTATTTACGTAATATGATGCTAAAAAGAAAATAAACAAAACTTTTATAATCTCTGAAGGCTGAAGCCCAAATCCTCCAATTCTGATCCAGTTGGTAGCACCACCTATCCTTGTACCAAAGATTAACGTAAAAATATATAGTCCTAAAGATGCTATTAGGTATATTTCTGTATATTTGGACCAATTCTTTATATTTTTCAAAATAAAATAAGTTACATAAAATCCAACTATTCCTATACCATAGTAAACTATTTGTCTAAGTCCTCTTGCAGGACTTATCCTATATATCATTATTACGCCTATGCTTGTAAGCATAGATACTACAAGAAATATATAATGGTCTCCATTTGAAATCTTATATAGTATTAAATTAGATATATATACAGTTAGCATAAATAAAGAAACCGATATTATAATTTTTTTATCAAGTTCTTTATTATAAAATAATAATAGTAACAACCCCAAAATATTAACAATAGCCAATAATCCTTGAGGGGTTCTACACATTAGTTTTCTTAACATAATAAACACCTCTAGTCTTGATCTACAAATAAAAACTCTATTTGTCCTACTTTTATTCTGTCTCCATTTTTAAGCTTGGTTACGTCATATATTCTGTTATTATTTATATATGTTCCATTTATACTTTTTAGATCTTCTACAAAAAACTGTCCTTCATCTGTTATTATACGAGCATGATTCTTGGACAAGTAAGGATCTCTAATAACTATATCATTTTGATTACTCCTACCAATTTTAACTTCATTTTCTAACGTATACTCATCTTTTATTTTAAATGGAACTGTTTCTTTTCTATTTATTAATTTCAAATAAGTACTGTTCTCCCCGTTGAATGTTCTCATACTTTTAATATCTAAGTAAATTAGTCTTATAATTCCTAACATAAATAAGTATATTAAAACTATAAATATATATCTAAAAGTTAAAGAGACAATATTAAACATTTAACCACCACCATACAATAATATTAATTATATTTCAAGACTATAACAATAATTTATTATATATTAATAATACCATAAATGCATCTTTTTTATATTCTATTAATATACTATAAAAATATATTATTTTAAATAATATTTAGTACTTTTTATATAATATTAGCTCATGATAACTCATGAGCTAATATCTTTATTTCCAACTTGGCTTATTAAATTCGCTATCTTTTATTCTTTCTGCCTCTGTTTCAGATACTATATAAGCTGATACTCCTTGACTTTCATATTCCTTTACTGCCTTGATAGCTTCTTCTCTTGTCATCGCATTTGATAGCTTTACATCTGTTCTTACTACATATTTCTTATCCATAATGCACCTCCTATGATCATAATATCTTTAGTTTTTCCTAAAAATTAGTAATTAATCAATGTTTTATATTATTTCAATTTTTATATACTACTTTATATTAAATAAAAGTGGTATAATAAATCTCAAAGTATATTTTTAATGTCTAAGTTAATATATTTAATTAAGAAGATTCTATTTCTTTAGAAAGGAGCCTTTAAATGTCTATTAACATTTACCGTTCTAATTCTGATAAGATGATAAGCGGAGTATGTGGAGGTCTGGGAAAACACTTTGATATAAGCTCAGATATAGTAAGAGTTATCTGGATTATTTTAGGATTATCTTTACATGGTTTTGCAGTATTTGGTTATATATTATGTGCTATTTTGATGCCTCAAGATCCAAATGGAAGTAATGCTTATAATAGTCAAGGTCAATATCATTATAACAATAATACTGGTTCTTATAAGCAATATACTCCTCATAATTCTAGTAGCTTTACTTTTAATGAAAAAAATAAAAGAATGTTAGGTATATTTTTTATAATAATTGGTCTATTATTTTTAATTAGAAAGTTCTTCATATTTGATCCTGAATATATATACGCCGCACTATTAATAATCGCAGGAATATTCATACTTATTAGAGGAGGTAAAAATAATGAAAAGAGATAGTGTTATTTTAGGTTCAATTTTAATTTTTCTTGGTGGATTTTGGTTATTAAATAATCTTGGTCTAATTAGTATATCTATTATTGATGTATTTAAGCAGTTAAAAAATGTTGTTGACCTATGGCCATTAGCGTTAATTCTTTTAGGTGTACACTGGGTTTCAAGTAGTAGAGCTGTAAGGAGCGTTTCTTGGATATTAATGTTAGGAATCGTAGTAGCATATATTATGCTTAAAAACAACTATATAACTAACTTTATATAGTATCTTTACTTGGTTAAAAAGACACATAGTTAAGTTCTAATAGTTAATCTATGTGTCTTTAATTATATATTTTTAAATACATATTAATAAAGTTTAAATGCTATGTGGTAACACTTGATTTACTTAACTTTATGCATTTCTTAGAAATAAATAATCCTATCAATGCCCCTATAGCATAAATCAATATAAATCCTATGATAGATCCCTTTCCTACTCTTTGAAATATTAAAGGACTTATTGTTAGCATAACACAAATAGTTACTCCCGCTTTAAAAAATAGTTCCAGATTTTTAAATTGGAGTAGTTCTCCATTTCTTTCATTTTTATTTTTATCGAATAATTTCTTAGATATTAGTATTAACATTATAGAGACTATTATTAGTATGATTAATTCTATAGTAGTATTGATAAAACGTATATAATCTACAGGAGAAAATTTATGCATTATTAAACTAATCTTGTAAAATCTATCATAAAGCATGTTACCTTGTCTTAATATCATCATTGGCTCCATATTTATCCTTAATAAAACTGTTATACCTGCAGGAAAATATATAAATATACTTGTTAAAGCTATTTGACCTATACTATTAGCTGTGAGTGTAGCAAATATGAGACTAAAGCTCATTATAGCTATAGATACTATTATTGAGTTCATAATCCACATTATATTTAGATACAAGTTTTTAATTTCTTTAAGTACAGGATGAGTTGCTAATATAACTAAGATTATAATTCCATTAATTATATATGGAATTACGATATTAGTTACTCCTACTAATACTTTATTAAAAAATATCTCGTATTTAGAATAAGGCATATATGTCATTAGTTCCATGGTTTTGTTTCTTCTTTCTTCACCAAACAAAATTAATATTATAATTATTGGATATATAAGTATTATGTATGGTGTAATTCCATAAATATGATTAAAAACATCCTCTATTCCTACTTCTAAAGACTTGTTAAGTATCATTGTTTCTGATATATCTTTTATTCTTTTAATAAATACATTATATCTATTTATCTCACTATATATACGAAGAGGCATATCAAAAAAAATTAGGATACTTGCTAAGATTGTTATCCACTTAGTTATTTTCCAATCTTTCCAAAATAAATTTTTATTAAATGGAATTAGTTTCAAATTCATATCCTTCTCCTCCCATCTTATATAAAAATATTTCCTCTAAGTCCATATTTATAGTTTCTAATATAACAGGATTATAATTTTCTATAAATGTATACATTTCTTTCATATCCTTGACTACAATATGATAAACCCTTCCTCTTTTCTCGATCTTTAATATATCATCATGATTTTTAACTTCTTCTGGTAGAGTATCTTTAAAAACTACTTGTAACTTTCCTATTTTATTTTTTAAATCTTCTATTTTTTCTTCTTCAATAATTTTACCTTCATGTATTATTCCTATATGATCACATATTCGTTCTACTTCCCCTAAATTATGTGTAGATATGAACACAGTAGTTTGATTTTGACTTACCTCATCTACTATTAAATTTAGTACCTTCTTTCTAATAACTGGATCAAGTCCCGATGTAGGCTCATCTAATATTAGTATTCTTGGCATTATAGATAGATTAAGCAATATAGACAATTGAGTTTTCATACCTTTAGACAAATTTCTTATTTTCTTTTTAGTATCTATATTAAAGATTTTTATAAGCTGTTCAAATCTTTTATCATTCCACGAATAATATGTATTTCTATAAAACTTAATCATATCATCCACTTTAAAATACGGATAAAAATGTATAAAATCTGGAACATATCCTATTATAGATCTTATATTGACATTATTCTTAGCTATCTCGTTATTTATAATGATTTTTCCATTATCTATTTCATAAATTCCAACTATACACTTAATTAGAGTAGTTTTTCCTGCACCATTTGGTCCTATTAACCCAAATATAGAACCTTTATTTATATGCAAATTAATATTATCTAATACCTTCCTCCCTTCTAGAACTTTACTTACCCCTTCTATATCAATCATTTTATCTACCCCTTTCCAATTCTTCAAAAAGCTCTTCTATCATTAAAATTATATCGTCTTTTCTAACTCCTATATAATGAGCTTCGACAATACACTTTTTTAATAAATCTTCTAATTTACTCATTCTTTCCTTATCCATATTAGGCTTATAGTTATCGGATATAAAAGTTCCTCTTCCTCTAACTGTTACTATAACCTTTTGTCTTTCAAGTTCTTGATAAGCTTTTTGTATAGTATTTGGATTTATAGTTAATGTTCTTGCTAATTCTCTAACTGAAGGCAGCTTTTCCCCTGGACTTAAAATTCCTTTTAATATAGCCTCTTTTACACTATCAATAATTTGTATATATATTGGTATAGAACTTGTAACATCTATATTAAACAATATCTCACCTCCACAAAGTATTTGCTATAGCTTA encodes the following:
- a CDS encoding cell wall hydrolase — encoded protein: MPFSDRELFARIIKCEAGGEGDTGMKAVATVIMNRAQVGYGEYRRVNQGDLRRVITQEGQFDCMRGTIRGAPNPQNVWATPPEAVHYQIADWALAGNKLWNIGQCLWYMNPFVPTCPPTFPYNGSGTLNSRIRKHCFYDPTALYAET
- a CDS encoding peptidoglycan D,D-transpeptidase FtsI family protein, which translates into the protein MNTESKRIISILVVLCTLFISLIVYLSYFEIFVASGIKDHYYNRRRWIGEDKILRGKITDRDGKILAYSEKEGETKQSRNYNYGSLYGHIIGYSYKEYGRSGLESKYNKELLNLKDSNPIEELKNILASNKEKYGNDLVLTIKHELQKEAYDSLHGKKGSIVLMNPKTGEVYAMASNPTFNPSTMKQNWESIVESQDSPLLNRATMGLYAPGSIFKVITATGALENTDIKNKYNCEGSINLGGFVLNDYQKKGHGKLTIEQALTKSCNTSFAQIGLQLGQDRLKEVAEKYMLNKEIPFDLQVSKSTFSTKSMDKAELGLTSIGQGKTLVTPLNMAMVASAIANEGQMVKPILVKEVQSKDGEVIKENFTEVLSEVTSNTVAEEIKDMMVNVVKEGTGKSAKIRNVEVAGKTGTAENQTGKSHAWFIGFAPADDPEVAVAVILENEGSTGGKSAAPIARNMIISALNNLR
- a CDS encoding FtsW/RodA/SpoVE family cell cycle protein, with protein sequence MLRKLMCRTPQGLLAIVNILGLLLLLFYNKELDKKIIISVSLFMLTVYISNLILYKISNGDHYIFLVVSMLTSIGVIMIYRISPARGLRQIVYYGIGIVGFYVTYFILKNIKNWSKYTEIYLIASLGLYIFTLIFGTRIGGATNWIRIGGFGLQPSEIIKVLFIFFLASYYVNREKYVKKFGSKTSYIFMALSYTYVGFLFLQKELGTALLFFLVFNAIFFVYEPDRKLILFNVIGAAVMAIAGYFLFSHVRLRVDIWLDPWKDLTSRGYQIVQSLFAIASGGFFGTGVGLGHPEFVPEVHTDFIFAAICEEMGIFAGIAIMMLFMVIVYRGIKITIQQQDKFFRIIALGITATLGFQAFIILGGVIKMIPLTGITLPFISYGGSSLISSFIALGVLQVASEELDIEQEEEHEYRVQEDN
- a CDS encoding FHA domain-containing protein, yielding MKLINRKETVPFKIKDEYTLENEVKIGRSNQNDIVIRDPYLSKNHARIITDEGQFFVEDLKSINGTYINNNRIYDVTKLKNGDRIKVGQIEFLFVDQD
- a CDS encoding PspC domain-containing protein, with protein sequence MSINIYRSNSDKMISGVCGGLGKHFDISSDIVRVIWIILGLSLHGFAVFGYILCAILMPQDPNGSNAYNSQGQYHYNNNTGSYKQYTPHNSSSFTFNEKNKRMLGIFFIIIGLLFLIRKFFIFDPEYIYAALLIIAGIFILIRGGKNNEKR
- a CDS encoding LiaI-LiaF-like domain-containing protein, yielding MKRDSVILGSILIFLGGFWLLNNLGLISISIIDVFKQLKNVVDLWPLALILLGVHWVSSSRAVRSVSWILMLGIVVAYIMLKNNYITNFI
- a CDS encoding ABC transporter ATP-binding protein, yielding MIDIEGVSKVLEGRKVLDNINLHINKGSIFGLIGPNGAGKTTLIKCIVGIYEIDNGKIIINNEIAKNNVNIRSIIGYVPDFIHFYPYFKVDDMIKFYRNTYYSWNDKRFEQLIKIFNIDTKKKIRNLSKGMKTQLSILLNLSIMPRILILDEPTSGLDPVIRKKVLNLIVDEVSQNQTTVFISTHNLGEVERICDHIGIIHEGKIIEEEKIEDLKNKIGKLQVVFKDTLPEEVKNHDDILKIEKRGRVYHIVVKDMKEMYTFIENYNPVILETINMDLEEIFLYKMGGEGYEFETNSI
- a CDS encoding GntR family transcriptional regulator; the encoded protein is MFNIDVTSSIPIYIQIIDSVKEAILKGILSPGEKLPSVRELARTLTINPNTIQKAYQELERQKVIVTVRGRGTFISDNYKPNMDKERMSKLEDLLKKCIVEAHYIGVRKDDIILMIEELFEELERGR